The Oxalobacteraceae bacterium OTU3CINTB1 genome includes a window with the following:
- the alr gene encoding alanine racemase, with protein MPRPIVATIHIASLQHNLARAKAGSPGAKVWGVLKANGYGHGLERAMRGFADADGLALVEVDNAVRLREMGWKKPILLLEGFFGPDDLNTMAGYNLEAAVHCNEQLAWLEAAQEALTARGIKLNLHLKMNSGMNRLGFMPDAFAAAHARLVAISCAGSITLMTHFANADDAKHLLLPIGEQIRRFEAAAAGLPGMRSLSNSAGVLRSDELVDILRNDWVRPGIMLYGGTPGGKSAEEYGLLPAMTLTSEIIGVQQIAAGDVVGYGSRFQAEGAMRVGVVACGYADGYPRHAPVDTPVLVDGVRTRLVGRVSMDLLTVDLTDLPDVKIGSKVTLWGKGMPIDEVANAAGTIGYELMCALGQRVAVVED; from the coding sequence ATGCCAAGGCCAATTGTCGCGACCATCCACATTGCATCACTGCAGCATAATTTGGCGCGCGCCAAGGCCGGCTCGCCCGGCGCCAAGGTGTGGGGCGTGCTCAAGGCCAATGGCTACGGGCACGGGCTGGAGCGCGCGATGCGCGGCTTCGCCGACGCCGACGGCCTGGCGCTGGTCGAGGTCGACAATGCCGTGCGGCTGCGCGAGATGGGCTGGAAGAAACCGATTCTATTACTAGAGGGTTTCTTCGGTCCCGACGACCTGAACACCATGGCCGGCTACAACCTGGAGGCGGCTGTTCATTGCAACGAGCAGCTCGCGTGGCTGGAGGCGGCCCAGGAGGCGTTGACCGCCCGCGGCATCAAGCTCAATCTGCATCTGAAAATGAATAGCGGCATGAACCGGCTCGGTTTCATGCCCGATGCGTTCGCCGCCGCCCATGCGCGCCTGGTGGCCATTTCCTGCGCCGGCAGCATCACCCTGATGACCCACTTCGCCAACGCCGACGACGCCAAGCATCTGCTGTTGCCGATCGGCGAGCAGATCCGCCGTTTCGAGGCGGCGGCAGCGGGTCTGCCGGGCATGCGCAGCCTGTCGAATTCGGCCGGCGTGCTGCGCTCGGACGAGCTGGTCGATATTCTGCGCAACGACTGGGTGCGTCCCGGCATCATGCTGTACGGCGGCACGCCGGGCGGCAAGTCGGCCGAGGAATACGGCCTGCTGCCGGCCATGACGCTGACGAGCGAGATCATCGGCGTGCAGCAGATCGCCGCCGGCGACGTGGTCGGCTACGGCAGCCGCTTCCAGGCCGAGGGGGCGATGCGCGTCGGCGTGGTCGCGTGCGGCTATGCCGACGGCTATCCGCGCCACGCGCCGGTCGATACGCCGGTGCTGGTCGACGGCGTGCGCACCCGCCTGGTCGGACGCGTGTCGATGGACTTGCTGACGGTCGACCTGACCGATTTGCCCGACGTAAAAATCGGCAGCAAGGTGACGTTGTGGGGCAAGGGGATGCCGATCGACGAGGTCGCCAACGCGGCCGGCACCATCGGCTATGAGCTGATGTGTGCGCTGGGGCAGCGTGTTGCCGTGGTCGAGGACTGA
- the radA gene encoding DNA repair protein RadA, protein MAKAKTNYTCTECGATSTKWTGQCSSCQQWNTMVETLIETGGNNRYSQPQHMALAQTAPVLSLSDIDAIDVPRFGTGIEEFDRVLGGGLVAGGVVLIGGDPGIGKSTLLLQALANLSHLKKVLYVSGEESGAQIALRAKRLQVDARDLKLQAEIQLEKILGTLADLKPDVAVIDSIQTVYSDALSSAPGSVAQVRECAAQLTRVAKQTGITIILVGHVTKEGALAGPRVLEHIVDTVLYFEGDNHSSFRLVRAIKNRFGAVNELGVFAMTEKGLKGVSNPSALFLSQHDNQVPGSCVMVTQEGTRPLLVEIQALVDASHLPNARRLSVGLEQNRLAMLLAVLHRHAGIAAFDQDVFINAVGGVKITEPAADLAVLLAINSSMRNKPLPRGFVVFGEVGLAGEIRPAPRGQERLREAAKLGFSMAMIPTSNAPKQPIEGMTIIAVDRIDDAFNKLREIQ, encoded by the coding sequence ATGGCCAAGGCGAAAACCAATTACACCTGCACCGAGTGCGGCGCCACCTCCACCAAGTGGACCGGGCAATGTTCCTCGTGCCAGCAGTGGAACACGATGGTGGAAACGCTGATCGAAACCGGCGGCAATAACCGGTATTCGCAGCCACAGCACATGGCGCTCGCGCAGACCGCGCCGGTGCTGTCACTGTCCGACATCGACGCCATCGACGTGCCGCGCTTCGGCACCGGCATCGAGGAGTTCGACCGCGTGCTCGGCGGGGGCCTGGTGGCCGGCGGCGTCGTGCTGATCGGCGGCGATCCCGGCATCGGCAAATCGACCTTGCTGCTGCAGGCGCTGGCCAATCTGTCGCATTTAAAGAAGGTTTTATATGTCAGCGGCGAGGAATCCGGCGCCCAGATCGCGCTGCGCGCCAAGCGCTTGCAGGTCGACGCCCGCGATCTGAAACTCCAGGCGGAGATCCAGCTGGAAAAAATCCTCGGCACGCTGGCCGACCTGAAGCCGGACGTGGCGGTCATCGACTCGATCCAGACCGTTTATTCCGACGCGCTGAGTTCGGCGCCTGGTTCAGTGGCGCAGGTACGCGAATGCGCGGCGCAGCTGACCCGCGTGGCCAAGCAGACCGGCATCACCATCATTCTGGTGGGCCATGTGACGAAGGAGGGCGCGCTGGCCGGTCCGCGCGTGCTCGAGCATATCGTCGATACCGTGCTGTATTTCGAAGGCGACAACCATTCGAGCTTCCGTCTGGTGCGGGCGATCAAGAACCGCTTTGGCGCCGTCAACGAGCTGGGCGTGTTCGCCATGACGGAGAAGGGGCTCAAGGGCGTGTCGAACCCGTCGGCGCTGTTCCTGTCCCAGCATGACAATCAGGTGCCCGGTTCCTGCGTGATGGTGACGCAGGAGGGCACGCGGCCGCTGCTGGTGGAGATCCAGGCGCTGGTCGATGCCAGCCACCTGCCCAACGCGCGCCGTTTGTCTGTCGGCCTGGAGCAGAACCGGCTGGCGATGTTGTTGGCGGTCTTGCATCGCCACGCCGGCATCGCCGCCTTTGACCAGGACGTGTTCATCAACGCCGTCGGCGGCGTCAAGATCACCGAGCCGGCAGCCGACCTGGCGGTGCTGCTGGCAATTAATTCGTCGATGCGCAACAAGCCCTTGCCGCGCGGCTTCGTGGTGTTCGGCGAGGTCGGCCTGGCGGGCGAGATCCGTCCGGCGCCGCGCGGCCAGGAGCGTCTGCGCGAGGCGGCCAAGCTGGGTTTCTCGATGGCGATGATCCCGACCTCCAACGCGCCCAAGCAACCGATCGAGGGCATGACGATTATTGCCGTCGATCGCATCGATGATGCCTTCAATAAGCTGCGCGAAATCCAATAA